One stretch of Saccharopolyspora erythraea DNA includes these proteins:
- a CDS encoding Gfo/Idh/MocA family protein, which produces MSAVRLGVLGCSAIARRRTLPAAALVPELTTAAVASRSPEKARRFAAEFGTAATDYDSLLADPGIEAVYISLPTALHHEWTRRALDAGKHVLCEKPLTEDSAKTRELTELAADKELVLRENFAFLHHPAHSRVRELVDQNRLGLLRTFTAAFGIPPLTAGDIRYAAELGGGALLDVGVYPLRAALLLLGPDLSVAGATLRVDESLGVDVAGHALLVSGGGVFANLEFGFQHCYRSRYALWGSSASLSMDRAFTPPAQHQPVLRIDEQDHAEEITLAPSHQFVSSVSAFAHAVRLRSPYERDWLDDANALAALVESVRDQAVLVPAKDPNRGREPDGDRGERFPRAEPDRALR; this is translated from the coding sequence ATGAGCGCCGTGCGGCTGGGAGTGCTGGGGTGCTCGGCGATCGCCCGGCGCCGCACGCTGCCCGCCGCCGCCCTGGTGCCGGAGCTGACCACGGCCGCGGTCGCCAGCCGCAGCCCCGAGAAGGCGCGGCGCTTCGCCGCCGAGTTCGGCACCGCCGCGACCGACTACGACTCGCTGCTGGCCGACCCCGGCATCGAGGCGGTCTACATCTCGCTGCCGACCGCGCTGCACCACGAGTGGACCCGGCGCGCGCTCGACGCGGGAAAGCACGTGCTGTGCGAGAAGCCGCTCACCGAGGACTCCGCGAAGACCCGTGAGCTGACCGAGCTCGCCGCGGACAAGGAACTGGTGCTGCGGGAGAACTTCGCGTTCCTGCACCACCCGGCGCACAGTCGTGTGCGCGAGCTGGTGGACCAGAACCGGCTGGGGCTGCTGCGCACGTTCACCGCGGCTTTCGGCATCCCACCGCTGACCGCCGGCGACATCCGCTACGCCGCCGAGCTCGGCGGCGGCGCGCTGCTCGACGTCGGCGTCTACCCGCTGCGCGCGGCGCTGTTGCTGCTCGGACCGGACCTGTCGGTGGCGGGCGCGACGCTGCGCGTCGACGAGTCGCTGGGAGTGGACGTCGCCGGGCACGCGCTGCTCGTCTCCGGTGGCGGCGTCTTCGCCAACCTGGAGTTCGGTTTCCAGCACTGCTACCGCTCGCGCTACGCGCTGTGGGGCAGCTCGGCGTCGCTGAGCATGGACCGCGCGTTCACGCCTCCGGCCCAGCACCAGCCGGTGCTGCGCATCGACGAGCAGGACCACGCCGAGGAGATCACGCTGGCGCCGTCGCACCAGTTCGTCTCCTCGGTCAGCGCGTTCGCGCATGCCGTGCGGCTGCGCAGCCCGTACGAGCGCGACTGGCTGGACGACGCGAACGCGCTCGCGGCACTGGTGGAGTCGGTGCGGGACCAAGCGGTCCTCGTTCCGGCGAAGGACCCGAACAGAGGACGTGAGCCTGATGGAGATCGTGGGGAACGGTTTCCTCGCGCGGAACCTGACCGCGCACTTCGGTGA
- a CDS encoding NDP-hexose 2,3-dehydratase family protein has protein sequence MAPSAGTGLLRGPDTTLPNRLALSARTVRNALIPTPKLRDWITERNAAQLHEVQRIPFARLHRWRFDDATGDLAHDSGRFFRIQGLRASSDHGPVPSWTQPIINQPEIGILGILVREIDGVLHCLMQAKTEPGNVNGVQLSPTVQATRSNYTRVHEGSAVPYLEYFRRAEERHVLSDVLQSEQGSWFYRKRNRNMVVEVHEPVPEHEDFRWVTLGQLHELLTEDNLVNMDARTVLSCIPGGFEGTGAGGSEQADTLARSCDPLSGSLHTASEVRSWITSRQSEHLVHADLMPLNAVRQWRRGPGEIHHERHNFFSIIAVDVRSNSREVGGWTQPLLRPHGIGTVAMLVKRVDGVLHALVNARVEPGYLDVVELAPTVQCTPQNYERLEVDYRPPLLDVVLGRTPEQVLFDTELSEEGGRFFQARNHYQIIEVAQDFPDTGLPDFRWLTLWQLTDLLKHSHYVNVQARSLIACLRGLA, from the coding sequence ATGGCGCCCTCGGCTGGGACCGGTTTGCTGCGCGGGCCGGACACGACGTTGCCGAACCGGCTGGCGCTTTCGGCACGCACCGTGCGGAACGCGCTGATCCCGACCCCGAAGCTGCGCGACTGGATCACCGAGCGCAACGCCGCTCAGCTGCACGAGGTGCAGCGAATCCCGTTCGCACGGCTGCACAGGTGGCGCTTCGACGACGCCACCGGCGACCTCGCCCACGACAGTGGCAGGTTCTTCCGCATCCAGGGCCTGCGAGCCAGCAGCGACCACGGGCCGGTGCCGTCCTGGACGCAGCCGATCATCAACCAGCCCGAGATCGGCATCCTGGGCATCCTGGTCCGCGAGATCGACGGAGTGCTGCACTGCCTCATGCAGGCCAAGACCGAGCCGGGCAACGTCAACGGCGTGCAGCTCTCACCGACCGTGCAGGCCACCCGCAGCAACTACACCCGGGTGCACGAGGGCAGCGCGGTGCCGTACCTGGAGTACTTCCGCCGCGCCGAGGAACGGCACGTGCTCAGCGACGTGCTGCAGTCCGAGCAGGGCTCCTGGTTCTACCGCAAGCGGAACCGGAACATGGTCGTGGAGGTGCACGAACCGGTCCCCGAGCACGAGGACTTCCGCTGGGTCACGCTCGGCCAGCTGCACGAGCTGCTCACCGAGGACAACCTGGTGAACATGGACGCGCGCACGGTGCTTTCCTGCATCCCCGGCGGATTCGAGGGCACCGGCGCCGGCGGATCGGAGCAGGCGGACACGCTGGCCCGGTCCTGCGATCCGCTGTCCGGCAGCCTGCACACCGCCTCCGAGGTGCGCAGCTGGATCACCTCGCGGCAGTCCGAGCACCTGGTGCACGCCGACCTCATGCCGCTCAACGCGGTGCGGCAGTGGCGGCGCGGGCCCGGCGAGATCCACCACGAGCGGCACAACTTCTTCAGCATCATCGCCGTCGACGTGCGCAGCAACAGCCGCGAGGTCGGCGGCTGGACCCAGCCGCTGCTGCGGCCGCACGGCATCGGGACGGTCGCCATGCTGGTCAAGCGGGTCGACGGGGTGCTGCACGCGCTGGTCAACGCCCGCGTCGAGCCCGGCTACCTCGACGTGGTGGAGCTCGCGCCGACCGTGCAGTGCACCCCGCAGAACTACGAACGGCTGGAAGTCGACTACCGCCCGCCGCTGCTGGACGTGGTGCTCGGCCGCACACCGGAGCAGGTGCTGTTCGACACCGAGCTCTCCGAGGAGGGCGGCCGGTTCTTCCAGGCCCGCAACCACTACCAGATCATCGAGGTCGCCCAGGACTTCCCGGACACCGGCCTGCCGGACTTCCGGTGGCTGACGCTCTGGCAGCTCACCGACCTGCTCAAGCACAGCCACTACGTCAACGTGCAGGCCCGCAGCCTGATCGCCTGCCTGAGGGGGTTGGCATGA